DNA sequence from the Streptomyces sp. MST-110588 genome:
GTGCCGGGCGGGCAGACCTGGCCGTAGTTGTGCAGCGTGGCGACGGCCGGCACGCCGGCGTCGGCGCAGGCGGCCAGCACCGCGGGCGACAGCAGCGGGAAGACGTTGTGGATGTGCACCACCTCAGGGCGCGAGGTACGCAGCCGGGCGGTGAGCTCCGTGCGGACCGCCGGGTTCCACGGCACCAGCAGCGGCACCGCGGCCTTGCCCGGCAGGGACCGGGCGGCGATGTCGTCGCTGCGCCGCTGGAACAGCTCGACCCGGTGGCCGGCCGCGCGCAGCAGCCCCACTTCCTGGTCGACGACCTTGTTCTCGCCGCTCGGCTGGGCCGAGGAGTAGCGGTTGTGCACCACCAGGATCCGCATGCCGTGCATGTCTTCAGGTCACCTCCCGGTCCCGGGCCCACCGCGGGACACGTCGTGGGGGGAGTGCGGGCGCCGTCAGGGGCGTGGCCGCGGCGGGTGCCGCCAGCAGTGAGGCGGCCACGGCCAGATGCAGCAGATACGGCGAGGCGTCACCCAGCCCCGATTCGGTGTACGACGCGATCGTGCAGTAGCTGATCAGGAAGATCGCGCAGGCCCTCGGCAGCGACGGTGGCCGCAGCAACGCGACACCGCCCAGCACGATGACGACCGCCGCCACCAGGGCGACGCCGGTCAGCCCCTGCTCGTGGTAGACGGCCAGCCAACTGTTGTCGATCGGCAGCCCGCCGAAGGACTTGTCGCCCAGGCCCACGCCGAACAGCTCCTTCCCGGTCGTCCGGGGCTCCGCCAGCAGGGCGTCCCAGACGTTGGCCCGGCCGGTGAGGCTGGTGAGGTACTCCTGGCTCTGTCCGCGCAGGAACCACGTCCGCAGCGCGGAGGCGAACCCGATCGCGGCCACCGCGGCGCACAGCACCGCCCAGGTGAACAGCCGGCGGGCGGCGGCACTGGTCAAAAGGAGCGAGCCGATCGCCAACGCCAGCCCCACGAGCAGGCCGAGCGTGGCCGTGCGGGTATGGGTCAGCGCGAGCAGAACGAGTGAGGGCACGATGATCACCGCCGCGCTGCCCCTGTCGGTCCGCCGGCCCAGTACGAGCAGCACGGTGAGCCCGGTGATCACCGCTGCGTACTGTCCGATCTGCGGCGGGGTCAGCGGCCACAGCGCGCCGACCAGCCGCCCGCCGTAGAGCTCGGGCATGGCCGCGCCCGGTGAGACGAGCGCGCCGGCGGCGACCGACCCGAGCACCGCGAAGTACATCCGGATGTGGTGCCGGACGAAGGTCGTACTGCCGTCCCACCAGCGGCTGAGGAGCCACAGCGTGCTGACGAAGAGAGCCAGCCGGGCGCAGCGGAACAGCGCGCCGAACCCGGACTCCAGGTGCACGCTGGAGAGCACGCTCGGCACCAGCAGCAGGGTGAGCAGGAACAGGAAGGCGCCGCCTCGGATACGCAGCCGGAGATTGAGCGCGAGCGCCAGCGCGAACGCGGCGACCAGCGCCCCCATGGTGACCACTTGAATGAGGGAGCGGGGCAGTGGGATCACGGTCTTCGCCCCGGCGGAGCCGAGGGTGTTCAGGACCAGCAGGCCCCAGACGACCCCGACGGCCTTCGGCGTGCCGTCTGGGCACGGTCCGGCGCCGGGTCCCGTTTCCGCCGTGTCCGGGCCGCCCGGCAGCCCGCCGCGCCGCAGGTCCCCGCCCATCAGCGACCGGCCCACGGGTCGAGGGTGCTGCCCGCGTCCTGCCGGTACGGCGCGGCCTGCCACTGCCCGAAGTCCAGCACCCGGCTCGGGTCGTGGGCGACGAACTTCCACGGTCCGAGGTAGACGTTGTCGTGCCAGCGGTTGTGCTGCCCGCGGGTGATCGCCTCGGCCACCAGCTCGCCCTGGTACGGCGACCAGTCCGGATAGGTGCCGTAGTTGGCCAGCACCGCCATGCGGTCGCACCTGACCGTGCACTTGAGGACGGACTTGTCCAGTACGAAGCGGTTGCCGTGGATGTCCACCCGCTGGGTCTTCCAGCGGCAGTCGCCGTACAGCGGTGCGGTGGCGATCGCCGGCCGCGCGCAGCGGCGGGAGTCGCGCACCAGCAACGTACAGTCGCCGGTGGAGGTGTTGGCCGGACTGTTGCAGAACCGGTCGGCGTTCTCCCACAGGGTGATCCCGGACCAGTTGTTCTCCAGTACGTTCCGGTAGACCTCGATCTTGTCCGTGCGGGCCTTGATCCGTGGTTCGCCACCGGACTCGGACAGGTAGACGGATCCGAACGGGAAGCTGTCGCCACGGTCGGCGTACCTGCGGCCCTCGACCCAGTTGTTCCGCCGGATGGTGTTCTTCCGGATGACCGCGTTGTAGCTGGTCTCATAGATCAGCGCGGCACCGTCGTTGGCCTCCAGCACATTGTCCTCGATGCGGAAGTCGTTGTTGTTGGTGTCCGCCCACAAACCGGTTCCGCGGTTGCCGTGCACCCAGTTGCCGCGTACGTCGGCGCCGTCGACGGCCCAGAACTTGATGCCGCCGGTGCAGCCGCAGCCCGGCTGCCGACGCTCCCAGTCGTCGCGGTTGTTGGCCACGATCTCGTTGCCCTCGACCACCAGGCCGCTGATACGGCCGCTGTCCTTGTACACGTTCATGCCGTACTGCCCGTTGCCGCGCAGGCAACTGGCGCGGACCCGCTGGCCGGCACCGGCCATCAGCCCGGCGCCGGAGTTGTACTGGATCGTCGTGTGCTCGATCACCCATCCGTCGGCCGAGTCATGGTTGACCACGCCCTCGTTGTGCGGCGCGACGAAACCCTGCACGGTCAGGTAGCCGATGGTGACGTCGCGGGCGCCGCCGCCGAACGCGTACTGGTTGGTCCTGCGGCCGTCGAGCACCGCGCCCGGCGCGCCGAGGTAGCGGTTCCCCTTCTTGGGGACGACCTGGGAGTAGCGGTCCGGCTCCAGTCGGTGGCTGCCCGGCCGCAGCCAGAACGTGGTGTTCGCGGGGCTGCTGCGGGTCTTGGCGGCCAGGTCACCGACCACCGCGGGGTCGATGGTCACCGCGCCCGCCGGCGCCTTCGCCGGTCCGGCCGCGGGCTTGGCGCACACCCGGGCCACGGGCCGGGTCACGGACACCGAGGGCTGGGCGGTCGGCTCCGCCGGGGCGCCCGGCGTGCTCACACAGCCGGTCGCCAGCAGGGCCGGCGCCGCCACCGGCCACACCCAGTTCCGCCACTTGATCCGCACGCGTCCTCCCCCCTAGCCGCGGAACCTGAGTACGGTGGTGAAACCCTGCGCGCCGTCGGCGAAGCCGCTGCCGACCAGCGTGGTGGCGGGTTCCTTGCGCCCGAAGCCGGGGAGTACCAGCCCAGCCCGGGGTGGTCCCTGCTCGAAGAGCCCGGGGAAGAGCCGGTCCCGCTGCTCGAAGGGCCTGGGGAAGAGCCGGTCCCGCCGCGGTGCGCCCGCCAGCGCAACTGCCCGGGCAGGTCGAGCACCGCCGAGCGGTCCTCGCCGTCCCGGGTCCAGGTGAGCACCGCCCGGTTCCCCACCAGGTGTACGGCGATCGCCGGCCCGAGGTGGAACGCCAGGTCCACGGCCCGGCGCGGGCCGCGCACCTCGTCGACCACGCGCAACTCCCGGCTCGCGGCGGCCAGTTCGACCCGGCGGCGGTGTACGCAAGGCTGGTAGCCGTCGTGCTCGGCGCACCAGCGGGCCGTCCCCCCGTCCAAGGCGCCCGAGGTGTCCGCGACCAGGACCCGGCTGCGGGCGTGCCGGGTCCACAGGAACGGGCCGCCGGAGACGGACTGGTCACGGCCGTCCAGCCGCAGGGTGTTGTGGCCCAGGGTCGAGCGGAAGTACTGCCGCCACTCGGGCTGCCCGTGGTAGCAGAACGTCCCCGGGTCGGCGAGCACGTCGACCCCGTCGTGCCGGACCTCCACGGACAGCGCGTCCGCGTGGGCGTGCGCGGCGATGGACAAGAAGCCGTGCGGACCGCCGTCACAGCGGCACCAGATTTCCCCCGGGCCGCGCAGGATGGTGAGCCCCGCGTCGGCGAAGTGGGCCGGCCGGCTCGCCGGGCGGGTCACGGCCGGTGCGGTTCCCTTCGCCTGCGGCCGGATCAGTGCGGCCAGCAGGGGTGTACGTACATCCGTGCCGGTCACCGTCGGCCACCAGGCGAGCCGGCCGAACACGGCGTCCCCGGTGGCCAGCAGCGAAGCCCAGCGGTCGGTGCCCGCGCCGTCCAGGACCAGACCGTGACCGTCGTCCGCGTCCCCCTGACGCGGCGGTCGCAGATGACTGTCCACCACCGCCGCGAGCGCGTCGGTCATCCGCAGCAGCACCAGCCGGACCGGCGCGGGGACCGGTACGCCGGCGGCGTCCGCCTCGGCCACCGCGGCCAGGCCCAGCTCCAGCACCAGTCCGTGATACTCGGTGGCCAGCTCACGGTTGAGGCCGGAGGGGAAGGTGTTGCCGCGCAGATGCCGCTCCAGCGACCGCAGCGCGTCGGCCCGCCAGCGCGCCGAGGAGGGGAACCACCCGAACGCGCAGGCCGCCGCGAACTGCCCGGTGGCCTCGGCGATGACGTGGTTGTTCGCCGAGGACCCCCGGCTGGGAAAGGCGGCGA
Encoded proteins:
- a CDS encoding O-antigen ligase domain-containing protein, giving the protein MGGDLRRGGLPGGPDTAETGPGAGPCPDGTPKAVGVVWGLLVLNTLGSAGAKTVIPLPRSLIQVVTMGALVAAFALALALNLRLRIRGGAFLFLLTLLLVPSVLSSVHLESGFGALFRCARLALFVSTLWLLSRWWDGSTTFVRHHIRMYFAVLGSVAAGALVSPGAAMPELYGGRLVGALWPLTPPQIGQYAAVITGLTVLLVLGRRTDRGSAAVIIVPSLVLLALTHTRTATLGLLVGLALAIGSLLLTSAAARRLFTWAVLCAAVAAIGFASALRTWFLRGQSQEYLTSLTGRANVWDALLAEPRTTGKELFGVGLGDKSFGGLPIDNSWLAVYHEQGLTGVALVAAVVIVLGGVALLRPPSLPRACAIFLISYCTIASYTESGLGDASPYLLHLAVAASLLAAPAAATPLTAPALPPRRVPRWARDREVT
- a CDS encoding right-handed parallel beta-helix repeat-containing protein; protein product: MRIKWRNWVWPVAAPALLATGCVSTPGAPAEPTAQPSVSVTRPVARVCAKPAAGPAKAPAGAVTIDPAVVGDLAAKTRSSPANTTFWLRPGSHRLEPDRYSQVVPKKGNRYLGAPGAVLDGRRTNQYAFGGGARDVTIGYLTVQGFVAPHNEGVVNHDSADGWVIEHTTIQYNSGAGLMAGAGQRVRASCLRGNGQYGMNVYKDSGRISGLVVEGNEIVANNRDDWERRQPGCGCTGGIKFWAVDGADVRGNWVHGNRGTGLWADTNNNDFRIEDNVLEANDGAALIYETSYNAVIRKNTIRRNNWVEGRRYADRGDSFPFGSVYLSESGGEPRIKARTDKIEVYRNVLENNWSGITLWENADRFCNSPANTSTGDCTLLVRDSRRCARPAIATAPLYGDCRWKTQRVDIHGNRFVLDKSVLKCTVRCDRMAVLANYGTYPDWSPYQGELVAEAITRGQHNRWHDNVYLGPWKFVAHDPSRVLDFGQWQAAPYRQDAGSTLDPWAGR